From the Malassezia vespertilionis chromosome 5, complete sequence genome, the window CACCGTGCTGCAGTAGCCTGAAATGCAATCACACTCGCTCATATTCAGCGTGTGCAACAACTGCACTCAGTACTGTAATATCATCATTTTTGCCGCCGGCATAGTAAAGGCCCTCTTCACTCGCTTGCTGCTGGAATGGACTTACTACGACCCGTGGGTCCTCACTGGTAACTTTGGCTGCTCTACACAGCGCTTTAGAAATGGAATAGGGCAAATCGATCTCTTTGACAATATCAGACGCCTCTTTGATTCTGTATTTggcaagcacagcgcggaTTTCACCGAGAATCTCTTCGTCAAATAAGTTATCGAGCAGCCCATCGGACGCCATGATCACAATATCACCTTCTTGTACTTTTATGCTCCAGTTTCCCGCATCATCGTGTGGGTTATCCCATTTAGGGTCGTAGCTCGTGTGATCATACATATAAATCAGATCCCGCATAGTCTGCGTAACATCCGTGAGTTCGTTATCTTTTCCGCCGTCGGGAATCATTGCATTtctgtgcatgcacaaTGCAGAGGCAATACTCACACTCTCTGCAGTTGCATCCATCATTCCCAGCTGCACAGGGAAGTTAAAACTGTGTTGCTGCTCCGAGGTGCGGAAAAGCATACGTCCATCTCGAATGAGCATTAGCACACAGTCGCCCATATTAGCAACACGTAACTCGTTGCCGCGCAAAACAGCAAGAAGTGCAGTAGAGCTGCCCATGATACCTTCGCGTTTTGACGCACGAACGCATCGCTCCCAAGCGACTTGCAGTACCTCTATAGGGTCACACTGCATCCACTGCGCGATAGTTTTCTCCGCATCGCTGGTAGCCACTTCATGGACGAGCGCGGTATCCAATCTGTTCAGCTCTGAAAAGCAGAAATGCATCAAGAGACGCGAGAACAGCGCAGGGTCTGCACGGACGCACGACGCCCAGCCACCGACGCCGTCCGCAATGCCGATCGCATCCTCTTTCAGGAAATATGCATCTTCGCCGACTTGTTGGCTCTGTAACCGCGTAGGCACAATCCGTCCTTTGTCACGTATCGCGGATTGTAACCCGACGCCTTTCCAGCTGGCGACGATCTTATGCAGCTCAGACTCACAGGGTGCTGCCCTGTTACCCTCGTCACTTTTGCTTTGGGAATCGCTGTCACGACTGCCAATCAGGAAATCGACAATAGGACGAAGCATGCTTGGCATTCGCGCGGCATGCTGCGAAAGTTCGGAGTGCGATTTAATCCGTTTTTTCGGCATACCATAGGCGGCGGAATGGAACACATATGGATCGACACTCACTACTGTACGCTCGCCATGGAGTACATGACCTTGAGAGGGTATACCGTGTATGCTCCGTAGAGACACGCGTGCTGTGAGGCTGTGCCATCTCCAGGCACGTGTTGAGTATGTTCTTACGCCAAGATATCGCATCGTTCAGCGTCTTACGAAAAACCACAGAAGCCCACTGCAGCCAAAAGAGGCCGCTGTGGTGTTGGGTCCGCTACACAAATGCAGTGTGCAGTAAAAGAACGAGTGGCACTGCACCGCTATTTTTTTTTGACAAGCGCCTCTGGAAATGGGGCGTGCGCCCAATTTCTCTTGTGTATTTCCGTCAGCAGGGCTTTTTTTTGCGTCCCGATGTCACGCATCGGCAAAAGACAATTAAATACGGAAGGGAAGGAACCAAAGACACATACAGACGAGGTGCCGGAGTGGTTATCGGGAACGCCTAGAATTTATCGTTCTACACTGATTTGAGTGGCCAGCGTTTGGGCTCTGCCCGCACAGGTTCGAATCCTGTTCTCGTCGTACTTTTGTTTTCCTCCACACTACCTTTTTCAGGCACCACGATGCGAGTGGCACTCCTCGTGATTGATATGCAGCACGACTTTATCCACGGGTCACGTACGTGACAAGTTTTGCTCACCGCAGTCGCTGTTCCGCAAAGTGACACTGTAATTCCCAAGGTTGCGCATTTGATAACAGAGAGAGATTGGGACATGATCATAGCGTCGCAGGACGACCATCCAGAAGACCACATTTCCTTTGCCGATACGCACAATACAGAACCGTTCCAggagcgctgcgtcgcacacCCCATTATACCCGAAGCAACCCTTTTGCAAATGATGTGGCCAAAGCATTGCGTACAAAACACGAAAGGCGCCGAGATCGTCCCCAGCGTCAAGAAAGCACTGCAATCCAAGCAGGCGTCCGGCACGCCGGTGTACTACGTCAGAAAAGGCCAAGATGCCCGCATAGACTATTATTCTGCCTTTGCATCACAAGAATACGTGCGATTCACCGAGTTGTCCAAGCTATTGCACAGCCAACAACCTTGTCCCATCGATACCGTTGTTGTGTGTGGCATTGCTACCGACTATTGTGTGAAAAATACCGCAATCGATGCGTGCAAGTTTGGTTTCCGGACGCAGGTCGCAAATGACTGCATACGCGGTGTTTTCGACGCTACgtcttctgcagcgctgcgcgaaatgcAGGCGTACGGTTGTGAGATGGTGTAATTGGATCATGCTCCGTTCTCCACGAACGAGCTCGTGGCTATTCACATAGGGGCAGTGGAGCCGTAGGCCGATCCCATGGGCTGGTAATCCAGCGCATCTTAAAAGTTTTCAGAATGTGCAAGAAGATGTCTGGATTGCTGGGCGGGAAACGGCACAAGAACGACTTCCGGCGCATGTTGCTGGTTTTCAGGAGCTTGCCATGCTTCGGTGGGGTTTGCATCGTGATAtgctgcgtctgcagcaTTGCCTTGATCCTTGTAATGGGACGACGGCTCTCGATCATTTGCCTCACCCGGCGCCGAGGACAGCGATTCCGCGTATCGTGTCGTCCAGCGCTGGTGGCGTGAAAAGACGCAGGCGAGAATGTCCCAAAGAAGGATAAAGAAGATGAAAAcgatggcgagcgccgagACACCGAGGAGGACAAACCCAAGCACTGCACGGGGGATGCCCCAAATATTTACTTGCGTAGAGAGCACAATGCAAACCACCCACAAGATCACCCGGAAGACGGTCAAAATGCATTGGACAAACATGGACATTTTGTCACGGTACGGCCGCAAGACGCACAATACGATAAAAAGGAGCACGTCGAGGACCAAGAGGCCCACTGCTTGCCGCAACAACAAATCAGTTCCCTGCGGAAATGCGACGAAGCACGCGCGAATAATGACGCAGAGCAGCTGAACGACGACAAACCAATAATATTTGGGCTTGTACAGATGCACGGGCGAACCGAGACGCACAGCTGCTGAGTGTGTATCCCACGGCGATGTGGCGCAAGAGTAGTACAGCGAGGCTGGGTCTCTGGTTCGGTATACATGGGAAAAAATGGGCACGTAGGTAACTAGCCAAATACAGACCATTACGCCAAAGATGACCGACGCAGACACTTGTGACACCCACGAATTGGAGTGTGCCCATTGAAAGAAAATCAAAATAAGCAAAGGCGTCGTCGCCGCTTCGTACACACGCAAAGAAAGAGGCCGTACCACTTGGAAATAGAACCGCGCGAGCGTCCTTGGACTTTTTCGTGGATAGCGCTGCTTAACTCTTTGCAGCGGCATCATGAACGCTTGCCGAGTGGGTTTCATGAGGTCTTTTGTATCGTGCACCGGCTCCATTTCAGACGACACAGGGTCGTACGTCGAGGCCCTGCGACGCCCCAACAAGTACCAAAGCACGAGAACAACTCCAAATACGGccagcgcaatgcacacgACAAACAACCAGTTGACCAAGACGGTAAGGAACGCGCTATAAGGCGAAATATCATTCCCCTCGGCGTAGTGGAAGATGCCCGTGTGGCTAAAGCTGATCGGTTCGTTGGCGAGCGCTACTTTTCGCGATCCGCCCCCCTTCTCCATCTCACCGCCCGGCCCTGTATTCGGAGCATAAATCTTGCGTTTGGCAAGCATGGTATCCGCGTCCGTGTCGGCGTCGAGGAAGGTGTGCAGCAGATTGGTACTTAGTATATTTTTTGGCTCCTTTTGCGCATTGAGTACCAAGGAAGGATACAGGTTAGCCAAGCGACTGTACTTAGCCTCGAGTAGCCCGCCATACTCGAGCTGCAAGTCGTTGCTGCCTGTGTCTTCGCGGGAACTGAGAAtggagcgctgcaccgACTTGATGTAGATCAGGCCAAACGTCCACGCTAAGTTGAGTGAGTAGTCAAAGTAAGCAGCAGGCGTGATCATTGTCAGCATGGATATCATGACCACGATGTGCATCGTCCCCAAAATGTCCAAAACACGCCACTGCAGGGCGCTCAAGGAATCGGTCCACAGCGTGCACAACACAGCAAGCGCGGAGGCCACCACAATGACCACCACGGTAGCCCACACCACTCGTTGCGTCTTTGTGGTGAGTCCATTCGAAAAGGTGATTTGGAGACACCCGAGCGTTTCCGCCGTGCCGGTTCGCATCAGTCGCAAATACCCAAACACTTCCAGACTCGGCACCTTGTACACGATCCCCGGGAGCTTTTCTTTATACTCATCCGGGATATTGTACACGCCTGACCCCGCAAAGTTGTACGAGGGCAGCGGACAAAGCGAGCCGTCGCCGATCTTGCACAAGTCGATCGAGGTGGCCAAAAAGTCTTCGCCATACGCATAAATATCTGCAAATACAGTAAGGGTCGCATTATTGGGCAGCGATTGCGCTACAATATCAAAGTCCAGTGTCCCGTTATTCCGGTGGAACACGGCATCCATGTTGTCCACAATAAACTGCTGCGGCGGCTCGCAGTAGGAAATAGTCGAAGTGAACAGCAGCTCCTCATCTTCAGGAACGACTTTGGCAATGTTTGCAGGCAGTCCCATAACATGTGCAGTGACTAGCCCCACGCCAAAGAGAGCCAGCAGCCACTGCAAGCGACGTACACCCGCCATGCGCCACAAAGTTCCGATCGGAGCGTCGGATGCGATGCACCGTCCAAGCGGTGTGCAGCCCGATCCATTTGGCACGGCTACTCTGTGATCAAGTATTACGTAAGCATACACGTGTTGGCATTGGCGGACGCGCATGGCGGTAAAAGCCTTGTTCCACGGAGGCATCGTCGCGGTTGGAATGGACAGCGCTCGTATCAACTCCGTACCTGGCGAGCGAAGCTCTTCATCGAAATCACAGATGGAAGATCCGTTTCCCAGTCTCACCAGTGACCCGTTTCcggcgcctgtgcctgcgGCACAgaccacgcgcgcgccaaagaagGTGGAGACGCAGCCCGACGTGTCCTCGGAGGATGCATTCCCCTCGCTCAACACGCTTTCCACGGGCTCGTCCAGCAAGCAGGCCGGGTCTGCGTGGGTAAGCAGTGTGCCTGTGATTCAGCGTGTGACGCACCAGGCAACCGTGGCGCTAAATCTGGGCGAGGAGCAGCTTGCCCGCTTGGGACAGGGcctgcagcgtgtgcagcaaaAGCACCGCAGTGTGAAGGTCGAAGCTAGCAGCACCCGCAAGACTGGCAATACGACATTTATCATCAAGGGCCCGACGGACCAGGTCGTGCAGCAGGTGAAGCGTGAGCTCACTGCTCtatttgcgcgcaaggtgTCCATCTCTGTCCTTGTTCCGGCCTCGCTGCGTGCCTATGTGATTGGTGCTGGGGGGAAGAACGTGAAGTCGATCACAGAAGAGACTGGCGTGAAGATCAACATACCGCCGCGGTCCAATCAGGAAGCTACTGTTTCCAGCGAGGGTCCACTGCTCGACGAGCAAGTCGAGGTGACGATTGAGGGCGACCAAGTCAATGCGCTCCAGGCGCAGCGGATGATAGAGGCGATTGTCGCCGAGCGTACCTCAAAGGtcacgcagcgcctcgcggaCATTGATCACATGTACTACCCGTTCATTGCCGGTACGCGCAATGCAAACCTAGACTTGCTCGTCGCTGGTCCCGGCCGCGGCGAGGTGGTTGTGAATATTCCtccgcgcggtgcgcttcttgcacGCAACAATCCGGATGACCCAGAACCAAGCCGACAGCGCGATCCTGCGATCGTAATCAGCGGAGATCGCGAGGCTGTGGCTGATGTCGTGGGCGCGATCCAAGCACACGTCGTGGACATGAAGAACAAGTTCCGCACGCTGATGATCAATATCCCCAAGCGGCAACACCAGTTCCTCACCGGCGACAATGCTGCGGATATCCTCGCCACGTCGCAGTGCTTTGTCGAGCTCCCGCCGATTGCCGATCCCTCCGACAGCGTTACGATCCGCGGCCCCCAGCAGCAACTCCCAAATGCACTGACTGCGGTGATCGAGAAGGCCAACTCTGTCCATGTCCAGGTGGTCGATTtgccggcgctgcacgccgccggcgacgcacacgcgcgccaGCTTGCCCAGTGGCTCCAGCCGCGCATCTCGCGCGACCCAAATGTGCAAGTTTACTTTCcccgcgccggcgctccGCCTGTCGTTGAGATCGTGGGCAAGGATGCGGGGGCGGTGCagcagatgcgcgcgagtgTCGAGGATATGGCGCGCTCAGTAGACCCAAGCTGTATGCGCGTCGTCGACATCGATCCCCTTGCGCACGGCTTTATCATTGGCAAAAAAGGCCAGGGCCTCAAGGCGTTTgagtcgcgcggcgtcgacaTTCTTGTCCCCCCCGAGAACTCGGGCCGCTCCGACATTCTTCTTGTCCTGGGCCGCCCCGCCGCTTTGCCGTCCGACgcggcggcaaaggcggcGGCCGCCACCAAGCTTTTTgacgaggccgagcaagagctcAAGCAAAGCCTTGCCACTGCCGCCGATATGCGCACCATGCAGATCGAAGTGCCTGCCAAGTATCACCGCGCGATTGTGGGGCACGACGGCACTGTGCTGAACGCCATCATCGGCGAAGACCGGCTCATGATTGTGATGGGCACGAgccgcgacgtgcgcaacaAACAGTACACTGCCAAGCCGCTCACCGAAGATGCCATTCTCGTCCGCGGCTCGAGCGAGGCTGTGGAACGTGCCGTCGACAAGATCCGCGCCATTGCCAAGGATGCTGAACAAGACAGCATTGCGCATGGCCACGTCGAAGAGCTGCTTGTCCCTTCGTCGCACGTCCCCCATCTTATTGGCCGTGGTGGAGCGGGCCTgatcaagctgcgcgaggagctggGCGTCAAGATCGACGTGGCAGACCAGGACGAGAagacacgccgcgctccaatCCCCATCACGATTACCGGCCGCAAGGAATGCGTACTCGAAGCCAAGAAccgcctcgccgagcagtcgcagcgcctcgccgacgAAGTTTCTGTTGCGCTCCAGGTCCCGTACGCGCTCTATGGCGCGCTCATCgggcagcgcggcaagtaCGTCACGCGGCTACAGGACAAGTACGAGGTGCGCATCAATTTTGGCGATGTCCCTCTTGACGCACAAGCCCAGGACCAGCCCGGCGAAGTGACGattcgcggcgcaaagaaaGGTGTTGCCGAGGCCAAGGCCGAGCTACTGGAGCTGCTTGATTATGAGAAAAACCACAACAATGGCGCACAGCTCAGCGTGCCTTCCAAGGCATTTGCACGCGTTCTTGGCcggggcggcgcgacgattAACCAAATTCGCACCGATACTGGCGCCCAGGTAGATTTagagcgccgcggaaaCGCAGACGGCCTCGTCCGTATCCGCGGCACGTCTGACGCTGTTgagcgcgccaagagcGCTATCGAGGAGATtattgcgcgcgtcgagtcCGAAGCCACGCATGTCCTCGCCATTCCTGCGCGCTTCCACGGCGCCTTGATTGGCAGTGGCGGCCAGAatctgcgcgagctgctcgtgcgTGCAGGCGGCCCCACGGACGCCAAGTCCCAGTCGCAGTGCGTGCGTTTCCCGCGCAGCGGTCAGCCCTCGGACGAGGTGAGtgtgtgcgcgcacaaagaactcgcagcgcgcattgccctagagctcgaggcggagtgcaagcgcctcgaggACCGCGTCATGTTAGGCGCCATCGTGCCGCCGAACATGCACCGGCAAATGATCATGCGTGGCGGCACGCGCCAGAGCGAGTGGCAGACCAAGCACAATGTTGCGGTCGTTGTGCCCAACTGGCGCGAATATGCAGATCTCGGCGTGCCCGCCAACCTCGCCGATTTGGGCGAGGCCGAGGCTGCAACGATAGTTAAGGTGCACGGACCTTGCGATGCTGCTAAGAGCATTGTAGAGGAAATCAATGCCGCGGTtcacgccgacgccgcgcgaaaaaagacgcgcgcgcctcgtaTCGACAGTTAGACGCACAATGCACCAACATTTCTCTCCACGTGGCCTATCAGGCTATCAGATAGACATCTCCCGGCcgatttgcgcagcgcttgcgacCACGCTTGGCTCTGCCCGCTTTCTGATGGCGGAGCAAGACACGCCACCGCGTGATGGGGGCGTTTTTGGCAATGACGTATTTGCCGTACCACCAGACCAAGGATCGGTAGACGCGGGCGTCTTTttcggcgagcgcgcgcgcgtagATCTGTGTTCACGCGCGAAATCGGCTGCGGGTCcgccgcgtgcaaagcgtgcgtcgcggccagcgcgccaaggcgcgaaCCGATCCAGTGCGCCACAGCTCCATAGAGGCAATGTGCCGGATATGATGAGCTGGAGCATGCATATTGAGGCGGTGAATGAAGAAACGCCGCTCATATCCCTGCGTACGGGGCaccagcgcaagcggcgaAAAGCggtggcgctgcttgtccTCTACGCTTCTCTGTTTATTATGGCGCTCTCTGTATCCCTTGACAGCATGTCGTTTACCTTGTACCTCAACTATGCGTGCAGCGAATTCAACGCGCTTTCGTCTATGGGCACGGTCATGATtgtccagcagctcgtTCGCGCCGTCGCAAAGCCGCCGTTTGCGCGGCTCTCTGACCTGCTTGGCCGCATCCTCACTTTGGTGCTCGTTTTGGTGCTATACGCACTGGGCTATGCGGTCATGGCGTCTGCTGCTTCGTTCAACATGCTTCTGTGGGGCATGATTATCCAGTCGTTTGGGATGACGGGCGTGCAGGTCCTGCTCTCCATCATCATTGCGGACACTACGTCTGTGCAGTGGCGCGGTCTGCTCATTGCCACCGTCAATGTCCCGTACCTGGTGAATTTTGCGCTCACCGGGCCGCTCGTCGAATTTGTTTTGCGCACCAGCGGCTGGCGCTTTGGCCTCGCACTCTGGGTCGCTGTCGTGCCCATTTCTGCGTTGCCGCTGCTCATCACTCTGTTCGTTGGCTACCGCCGTGCCCTGCAGATGGGCActggcgagcgcgcgcctccCAGCAccaatgtgctgcgcgagatggaTTTGCTGGGCATGGGCCTCTTTTCCAGTGCACTTACCCTCATTCTGCTGCCCATGTCCTTGGGCGGGCTCAAGAGCTACGATCGGTACTGGAGCACGGGAAATGTAGAGCTCATCGGGGGCCTTGTTTTGCTCTGCGTATTTGGCGTGTGGGAAACGTATGCATCCAGTCCTTTCCTTCCCTACAAGGCGCTCTCCAACTTTACCATACTCGCCGTGTGCCTgattgcagcgctcgacTTTTCCGGCTTCTATCTTTCCTGGACGTATCTCGCGCCGTTTATCATGATTCTCAAAGACTGGAATCAGATGCGCACCGCCTTTTTTGTCTCTGCACAAAACGTCACCTCCACGCTCACCGGGATTCTTGTTGGGATGGTGATGGCATATACACGCCGTCTTAAACACCTCATGGTCGTTGGGTTTGCCGTACGTATCCtgggcgtcgcgctcatGATCCACTACCGCTCTATGGGCCACGCCGCCATCACCCTCGTCTTTTGCCAGATCCTCCAAGGCATCGGCGGCGGGTCTGTCGCAGTTACCACCCAAGTcgcagcgcaagtcgcagcgccgccatcCAAGGTGGCTGTCGTCACGGCATTCGAGCTCCTCACCACCGAAGTAGGCGCAGCGTTCGGCTCCGCGCTCGCGAGCGCAGTCTTCACCTCGCTCCTTCCccgtgcgctggaaaagCATCTGCCCTACATGCCACACACGGAGCTCGACAGGATTGAAGGCGATCTTAGTGTCGTGCTGCAGTACCCGTACGGGTCCGTGGAAAGGACCGATATCACGCTGGCTTGGGCCGATGTCATGCGTGTCTTGTGCATTGTATCCTGCTTCGTCCAACTCCCTGGCCTGCTCATCGCATTCTGCGTGCCGAATATGGACTTGCACGACCAACAGACGGGCGCACGCCCCCAGAACGACGCACAGCCTCTCGCAAaagcgccgtcgctgcgccgcgacgccgGTCCAGTGCATGTACATACACCGCCGTGGCATGCAAACGAAAGCAGACCAGGCACGCCCGTGTCCTACGCATAGATACCCTGTATATCCTCATCATCATACATCTGCCACGTCCCTCGGCCAGCCGCGATCGTCGATCCCTGTGCATCGGCGGCGAGGGCATAGACTGCGTCGGCGTCCCACCCCGCAAATTCCTCCGCGACTTGCATGGTGGATAGCTCTATGCGGTACGGGAGGCCGTCGGCGGTGGCCACAAGCGCCGATGCCTCGTCCAGTGCTAGCCCACAAGTCCCTGCGCCATTTCTCCACCacgcagcgagcggcgaAGTGCAATCGCGCAGGTCGTACAGGGTGCatacgccgctgcgcgatcCGGTGAGGATGCGGTGCGACGCCGTACACAGCGCAAGTGTATCCaaggcgccggcgccgcccagTGGCGAGCCTGGGGGCGTGAGGGCCAAGgcttcgcgcgccgtgcgcacgtcgcgggCCTGGACGGTGCcgttgcacagcgcggcggccacGAGCGTGTCTGTGGCTTCGAGTGCTTGTACGCTGCTTGCTTGCATGTCCAGCACAGAGACGCTTTCGCCGCGCCCAACGTCCCATACCCGCACCGTCCCGTCGCTGCTGCCCGTCACGACACTTTTACCGCGGCCaagcattgcgctgcaatgcaatgcgccgctgtgcccGGTGAGCGTGCGTGGATTGCTGCCGTCCAGTGCGGAAAatatgcgcgcgctgaaaTCCAGCGAGGTGGAGAGCACCACCTCGTTGCTGGGAAAGAAGCGCACACTGGTGATATCAGCAACGTGGCCACGGCACGcgatcggcgcggcaaacggcgctgcgtgtgtCCAGATACCCACATACAAACGGCcgtccgcgccgcccgtggCGTAGCGCTCGACATGGCCCGCACGCCCCAACGCCAGCACCGACGCTGTTTCTTTGGCAGGGTCGGCGCCGGGCAGCGTCCCTGCCGCGACAGGAATGCGGACGCAGGTGGCACGCAGAGGAATCGGCATCTCCGACGCGGTGGCTACACAGAACTTGTTCCTGCCGCTACCACGCACATGGAATGCAgggtgcgccgcttgaAATGTGACGCGGTCGTCGGTGCGGTGCAGCCGTACGCCGCCGTCTGTATggaggcgcggcgcacccaTATGCGCCGTCATCCATGCCTCTTCGGTGCTCactttgccgctgcgcacatcgtcaagcacctcgccgaTGCTCGGCTGGACACTGAGCCAGGGCAGGATTCGcatggccatggcgcaagAGTGGAGGTTTCGTAAGGTCACGCTACAAAAAGGCGGCTAAATCATGGCGTGTATAGTCGTTGCGCTCGTCATTAAACGCGGAGAGATTTGGATAAAAAGGGACGAGGGCGTCTTGGGCGCCGAGGTAGTTTGTGTTGTAGGTGCGCACGTAGatctcgcgcaccttgcgcgcggGGTGAAAAAGGCCTTGGAGGGTGTGGTACAGCAAGGCGCCAGGGCCAATGTTGACACGCATCGCTTCCACGGCTTCCATGACAGAGTTGATAACGTGAGGACTCGTTTCGAAAATGTTGGGCCAGACGAGGTTGAGGAGATGGTGCATGCTGTCTTCCTGGCCCATTCccgccgtgccgagcgcgaggtgcTTTACGATACTCGATGCGGTTTGGCGGTGCACCGTGTCTCGATCGGtgagcgcatcgtccaggAGCGTCACAACGCTGTACACATAATCCTTGCTCATCTCGCCGATGTACTCAAATACCCAGCCCAAAGCCTTGAGGCATCCATGCTGTACGTTTACTTCGGGCGTCCTGTACTCGTTCAAAATCGCGGGAAGGCAGGTAAAAGGGCCGCACGTCTCGgcgacgatggcgatggCAACCGTCGAGCAGACACGGCTCTGGCGCTCCTGTACGCGGAGGTTGGTCAGCAGCACTTGCAGTACGTCCTGCGGCCCAATCGCCTTGGCAATGTACCCGAAACTGTtcaccgcggcgcggcggattGCTTTCTTGTGCGCCTTGAGCaggtcgagcagctcgaaaCAGATTCGCATCCACTCGCGCGCACTTACAaactcggcgccgcggtcCGCGATGCGACCGATGAGGTTGATGCTCGCTTCCTGCACACGCTCATGCCTGTTGCGCAGAATGGGCGTCATGCGGGGAAGCAAGTCCTTGACGGGGGGATTCATTTGCGTCATGCCGACGACATTGGCAATCGCACTCTCGGCACTGATGATGCTCGCCAGCACTTCGGGAAACTCTtcgccaagctgctcaaAGAGGACAACGCCAAGGTTCGAGAGGAGCGCATCTTCGCCACACTGCTTGATGACCACGGCGAGTTTCGTGGTCAGGTCCGCTGCCTGCTGCCGTGTCTTGGCGTTCTTGTTGTTGAGGCGCCAGAGAATGGTGGAGACCATCTGGGTCAGGTACGGCTTGATGCGCATACCCAGCGCATTTGCAATGGTCCCAAGTCCGTCCAGCATGACATGGTCTTCCATGGTCTGCTCCTGGAACGCGTAAATCATCCCGTCGATCAACTGGACTTCGAGGCGCTCGTCAATatccgccgcgccgagcgacgcAACGACTTTCTGGATCGTTTCCATCGCCATGCGCCGGAAGGGCTCGCTGTCGTCCTTGAGAAAGTGGACCAGGCGCCCAACAATATTGCTCACGCCAACCTTTTGCGCGAGTTCAGCTGTGGTCTCCACAACTTCACGCAAATTGCGCCGGTCGAGCGCCATGCGACGCACCCAAAAATGCTTCAGGTACTCTGGCAGCATTTCCTCGCGCAAATACGCGCCCGTAACACCGTCCGTTGATGCACACTGCTTCACGACTTTGAgcacgatgcggcgcatatCGTCGTCGG encodes:
- a CDS encoding protein-serine/threonine phosphatase (EggNog:ENOG503NY5Q; COG:T) codes for the protein MPKKRIKSHSELSQHAARMPSMLRPIVDFLIGSRDSDSQSKSDEGNRAAPCESELHKIVASWKGVGLQSAIRDKGRIVPTRLQSQQVGEDAYFLKEDAIGIADGVGGWASCVRADPALFSRLLMHFCFSELNRLDTALVHEVATSDAEKTIAQWMQCDPIEVLQVAWERCVRASKREGIMGSSTALLAVLRGNELRVANMGDCVLMLIRDGRMLFRTSEQQHSFNFPVQLGMMDATAESVSIASALCMHRNAMIPDGGKDNELTDVTQTMRDLIYMYDHTSYDPKWDNPHDDAGNWSIKVQEGDIVIMASDGLLDNLFDEEILGEIRAVLAKYRIKEASDIVKEIDLPYSISKALCRAAKVTSEDPRVVVSPFQQQASEEGLYYAGGKNDDITVLSAVVAHAEYERV
- a CDS encoding uncharacterized protein (COG:V; EggNog:ENOG503NYNG) — protein: MRVALLVIDMQHDFIHGSPSQDDHPEDHISFADTHNTEPFQERCVAHPIIPEATLLQMMWPKHCVQNTKGAEIVPSVKKALQSKQASGTPVYYVRKGQDARIDYYSAFASQEYVRFTELSKLLHSQQPCPIDTVVVCGIATDYCVKNTAIDACKFGFRTQVANDCIRGVFDATSSAALREMQAYGCEMV
- a CDS encoding uncharacterized protein (EggNog:ENOG503NW1I; COG:S; SECRETED:SignalP(1-21); TransMembrane:9 (n7-16c21/22o183-204i216-240o388-409i471-491o497-519i563-583o589-611i620-641o653-682i)) encodes the protein MAGVRRLQWLLALFGVGLVTAHVMGLPANIAKVVPEDEELLFTSTISYCEPPQQFIVDNMDAVFHRNNGTLDFDIVAQSLPNNATLTVFADIYAYGEDFLATSIDLCKIGDGSLCPLPSYNFAGSGVYNIPDEYKEKLPGIVYKVPSLEVFGYLRLMRTGTAETLGCLQITFSNGLTTKTQRVVWATVVVIVVASALAVLCTLWTDSLSALQWRVLDILGTMHIVVMISMLTMITPAAYFDYSLNLAWTFGLIYIKSVQRSILSSREDTGSNDLQLEYGGLLEAKYSRLANLYPSLVLNAQKEPKNILSTNLLHTFLDADTDADTMLAKRKIYAPNTGPGGEMEKGGGSRKVALANEPISFSHTGIFHYAEGNDISPYSAFLTVLVNWLFVVCIALAVFGVVLVLWYLLGRRRASTYDPVSSEMEPVHDTKDLMKPTRQAFMMPLQRVKQRYPRKSPRTLARFYFQVVRPLSLRVYEAATTPLLILIFFQWAHSNSWVSQVSASVIFGVMVCIWLVTYVPIFSHVYRTRDPASLYYSCATSPWDTHSAAVRLGSPVHLYKPKYYWFVVVQLLCVIIRACFVAFPQGTDLLLRQAVGLLVLDVLLFIVLCVLRPYRDKMSMFVQCILTVFRVILWVVCIVLSTQVNIWGIPRAVLGFVLLGVSALAIVFIFFILLWDILACVFSRHQRWTTRYAESLSSAPGEANDREPSSHYKDQGNAADAAYHDANPTEAWQAPENQQHAPEVVLVPFPAQQSRHLLAHSENF
- a CDS encoding uncharacterized protein (EggNog:ENOG503NW56; COG:I) encodes the protein MEDPFPSLTSDPFPAPVPAAQTTRAPKKVETQPDVSSEDAFPSLNTLSTGSSSKQAGSAWVSSVPVIQRVTHQATVALNLGEEQLARLGQGLQRVQQKHRSVKVEASSTRKTGNTTFIIKGPTDQVVQQVKRELTALFARKVSISVLVPASLRAYVIGAGGKNVKSITEETGVKINIPPRSNQEATVSSEGPLLDEQVEVTIEGDQVNALQAQRMIEAIVAERTSKVTQRLADIDHMYYPFIAGTRNANLDLLVAGPGRGEVVVNIPPRGALLARNNPDDPEPSRQRDPAIVISGDREAVADVVGAIQAHVVDMKNKFRTLMINIPKRQHQFLTGDNAADILATSQCFVELPPIADPSDSVTIRGPQQQLPNALTAVIEKANSVHVQVVDLPALHAAGDAHARQLAQWLQPRISRDPNVQVYFPRAGAPPVVEIVGKDAGAVQQMRASVEDMARSVDPSCMRVVDIDPLAHGFIIGKKGQGLKAFESRGVDILVPPENSGRSDILLVLGRPAALPSDAAAKAAAATKLFDEAEQELKQSLATAADMRTMQIEVPAKYHRAIVGHDGTVLNAIIGEDRLMIVMGTSRDVRNKQYTAKPLTEDAILVRGSSEAVERAVDKIRAIAKDAEQDSIAHGHVEELLVPSSHVPHLIGRGGAGLIKLREELGVKIDVADQDEKTRRAPIPITITGRKECVLEAKNRLAEQSQRLADEVSVALQVPYALYGALIGQRGKYVTRLQDKYEVRINFGDVPLDAQAQDQPGEVTIRGAKKGVAEAKAELLELLDYEKNHNNGAQLSVPSKAFARVLGRGGATINQIRTDTGAQVDLERRGNADGLVRIRGTSDAVERAKSAIEEIIARVESEATHVLAIPARFHGALIGSGGQNLRELLVRAGGPTDAKSQSQCVRFPRSGQPSDEVSVCAHKELAARIALELEAECKRLEDRVMLGAIVPPNMHRQMIMRGGTRQSEWQTKHNVAVVVPNWREYADLGVPANLADLGEAEAATIVKVHGPCDAAKSIVEEINAAVHADAARKKTRAPRIDS